One Sphingobacteruim zhuxiongii DNA window includes the following coding sequences:
- a CDS encoding single-stranded DNA-binding protein, which yields MSGVNKVILVGHLGKDPEIRYLEGNVSVASFPLATSETFSKDGKRIEQTEWHNIVLWRGLADVAVKYLSKGKLVYIEGKLRTRSYEDKEGIRRYTTEIVAESFNLLGRRSDFEPQNPQGTSTNASTVEVEKEQSVDFTENNDDNDGLPF from the coding sequence ATGTCTGGAGTAAACAAAGTTATTTTAGTAGGACATTTGGGTAAGGACCCTGAAATCCGTTATCTGGAAGGGAATGTAAGTGTGGCAAGTTTTCCCTTGGCCACTTCCGAAACCTTTAGTAAAGACGGCAAGCGAATAGAGCAAACAGAGTGGCATAATATTGTCCTTTGGCGAGGCTTGGCAGACGTTGCTGTAAAATACCTGAGTAAAGGTAAGCTCGTCTATATCGAAGGAAAGTTGAGGACCAGATCCTATGAGGATAAAGAGGGGATCCGTCGATATACGACAGAAATTGTCGCTGAGAGTTTTAACCTTTTAGGTCGTCGATCAGATTTTGAACCGCAAAATCCACAAGGAACATCTACCAATGCCTCAACTGTGGAAGTTGAAAAAGAACAATCTGTTGATTTCACGGAGAATAATGATGATAATGATGGCTTGCCATTTTAA
- the mutY gene encoding A/G-specific adenine glycosylase codes for MSFSARILDWYQQHKRALPWRETKNPYVIWLSEIILQQTRVEQGTPYFFRFVEEYPNVTKFAEAEEDNILRLWQGLGYYSRARNMHKAAKQVVDLYDGVFPTHYSTLLSLPGIGEYTAAAIASFSENHAHAVLDGNVFRVLSRYFGIEEPINSTIGKKLFSKLADELLDQHHPGEYNQAMMDFGALQCKPKNPDCSVCPLRVDCVAYANSLQAELPKKIKGKKSRDRYFHYFIIEQDGKVLMSQRPDGDVWTNLFEFPMLETANALSIEDLQISSEFYELFGNSTIYPIGGLQKHVLSHQNIYASFYRMDYSGVDLPKKNSWNYYLLGNLDKLAKHKLISSFIERHF; via the coding sequence ATGTCGTTTTCAGCACGTATCCTTGATTGGTATCAACAGCATAAAAGAGCTCTGCCATGGCGAGAAACTAAGAATCCTTATGTAATTTGGCTATCAGAGATTATTCTTCAACAAACAAGAGTTGAGCAAGGAACTCCATATTTTTTTCGATTTGTAGAGGAATATCCAAATGTAACAAAGTTCGCCGAAGCAGAAGAGGATAATATCTTGCGCTTGTGGCAAGGGTTGGGTTATTATTCACGTGCGCGAAATATGCATAAGGCTGCAAAACAAGTTGTTGATCTTTATGATGGCGTCTTTCCAACGCATTATAGTACGCTCTTATCGCTCCCTGGTATTGGCGAATACACTGCTGCTGCGATTGCGTCATTCTCCGAGAATCATGCGCATGCAGTATTAGATGGTAACGTCTTTCGAGTTCTTTCGCGATATTTTGGGATCGAAGAACCAATTAATTCTACCATTGGTAAGAAGTTGTTTTCGAAGCTTGCGGATGAATTATTAGATCAGCATCACCCAGGCGAGTACAATCAAGCGATGATGGATTTTGGAGCATTGCAATGTAAGCCAAAGAATCCCGATTGTAGTGTCTGCCCTTTGCGTGTCGACTGTGTCGCTTATGCAAATAGTTTGCAGGCGGAATTACCTAAGAAAATTAAAGGGAAGAAAAGTAGGGATCGATATTTTCATTACTTCATTATTGAACAAGATGGAAAAGTGTTAATGTCGCAACGTCCAGATGGAGATGTTTGGACAAATTTGTTTGAGTTTCCCATGTTAGAAACGGCGAACGCTCTTTCGATAGAGGACTTACAAATATCCAGCGAATTCTACGAACTATTTGGGAATTCAACGATTTATCCGATTGGTGGTTTACAAAAGCATGTGCTCAGTCATCAGAATATTTACGCAAGCTTCTATAGAATGGATTATTCCGGTGTTGATTTGCCGAAAAAAAACAGTTGGAATTATTATTTGTTGGGAAATTTAGATAAATTAGCTAAACATAAACTGATTAGCTCCTTCATTGAGCGACATTTTTAG
- a CDS encoding M23 family metallopeptidase: MIKQKTSVVILDANGDSDRKIQVPTFIVKNWKRILGLGVILICLACGTIVYLATKNTSERYEKELTQKVKALEAAKQSLATEEASNQMSMEQVQKSFDAIDSTLNQINTKMRKRGLKDIAPKIKNVGGPVEEELNLEELTKFYKKELKNLDKKLEGIPLGIPHHGKITSQFGYRRNPFTNKGREMHSGIDIKGNTGEAIKATAAGKVVHAGYKGQYGRVIIIEHSNGWETRYAHLSRTKVREGQRVEAGQTIGSLGNTGRSTGPHLHYELLSHGTKINPEKTLKF, encoded by the coding sequence ATGATTAAACAAAAGACTTCCGTTGTCATTCTAGACGCCAACGGAGATTCTGATCGCAAGATTCAAGTTCCAACTTTTATCGTAAAAAACTGGAAACGAATTCTTGGCTTAGGTGTAATATTGATATGCCTAGCCTGCGGTACTATTGTATATCTCGCAACAAAAAACACCAGCGAGCGTTACGAAAAAGAGTTAACTCAAAAAGTGAAAGCCCTAGAAGCGGCAAAACAATCGCTTGCAACCGAGGAAGCATCCAATCAAATGAGTATGGAGCAAGTCCAAAAATCCTTTGACGCCATTGATAGTACACTCAACCAGATTAATACCAAAATGCGTAAAAGAGGGTTAAAAGATATTGCCCCTAAAATTAAAAACGTTGGTGGTCCAGTAGAGGAGGAATTAAACTTAGAAGAGTTAACCAAATTTTACAAAAAAGAGTTAAAAAATCTGGACAAGAAGTTAGAAGGTATTCCACTTGGAATCCCTCATCACGGAAAGATAACATCCCAATTTGGTTATCGTCGTAACCCATTTACCAATAAAGGTAGAGAAATGCATTCTGGTATTGACATCAAAGGAAATACAGGAGAGGCTATAAAAGCAACCGCTGCTGGCAAAGTAGTTCATGCAGGATACAAAGGGCAATACGGTCGAGTGATCATAATTGAACACAGCAATGGTTGGGAGACGAGATATGCACACCTTTCAAGAACAAAAGTTCGTGAGGGGCAACGCGTCGAAGCCGGTCAAACCATTGGAAGCTTAGGCAACACAGGAAGGTCGACTGGACCACACTTACATTACGAGCTATTAAGCCACGGCACTAAGATCAATCCAGAGAAGACGTTAAAATTTTAG
- a CDS encoding WG repeat-containing protein translates to MKLATALTLFCLLGQSAFAQEEESTEIEIVQESSDIELGEGFIAYHDSSTFNYGLKTSDGQIITQPIYSSIGEYIDGCFIVVNEDYLSGIIDVNANPLVELSYDELLYDATVKAYIYNKEGKAGLMSKNGKPLWNVSYSSLAPFIDNYAVFSTEDRYGLVDQSGHVVVPANYESIMQFDSKYYVVLSGQHMQVYNLKDQSLIIGDYQYLFLSFIDDLFIASKDGLSYGYVNGNGETVIPFQYSFAGQFIDGVASVIKTGEEEMININPKGEELKNSQNY, encoded by the coding sequence ATGAAATTAGCGACCGCTTTAACGCTCTTTTGTTTATTGGGACAGAGTGCTTTCGCACAAGAAGAAGAATCAACGGAGATAGAAATCGTACAAGAATCTAGTGATATCGAACTTGGCGAAGGTTTTATTGCCTATCACGATTCCTCAACTTTTAATTACGGATTGAAAACATCCGATGGACAAATTATCACACAACCCATTTATTCCTCAATTGGTGAATACATCGACGGCTGCTTTATTGTTGTGAATGAAGATTACTTAAGTGGCATAATTGACGTTAATGCAAATCCACTAGTCGAATTAAGTTATGATGAGCTGCTGTACGACGCTACTGTCAAAGCATACATTTACAACAAAGAAGGCAAAGCGGGTTTAATGAGCAAAAATGGAAAACCACTCTGGAACGTAAGCTACTCTTCACTGGCCCCATTTATCGACAACTATGCAGTCTTTTCTACAGAAGACAGGTATGGATTGGTTGATCAATCTGGTCATGTTGTTGTTCCTGCAAATTATGAAAGCATTATGCAATTCGACTCAAAATACTATGTTGTATTAAGCGGGCAGCATATGCAAGTCTATAATCTAAAAGATCAATCTTTGATTATTGGAGATTATCAGTATCTATTCCTATCCTTTATTGACGACCTATTTATTGCAAGTAAAGACGGTTTAAGCTACGGGTATGTAAATGGAAATGGAGAAACCGTTATTCCTTTTCAATATAGCTTTGCCGGTCAATTTATTGATGGTGTAGCTTCAGTTATAAAAACTGGAGAGGAAGAAATGATTAATATTAACCCTAAAGGAGAAGAATTAAAAAATTCACAGAATTACTAG